The following proteins are co-located in the Plasmodium brasilianum strain Bolivian I chromosome 11, whole genome shotgun sequence genome:
- a CDS encoding PIR protein, with translation MNNGFYKLKDNTYNHLPSYKFYEQLNSDINEDDNESVYWDSVEPSFDKTLWARDVFLKLERNVLSVNRNRIEDVFSKKHCYDLNYWLYEQVYKNFDHNEKDENFYKTIDIFEDGWKRINNSEFPNEDNVCHPDHTLVDMEYLKDVKNLFDLIEDYVIIKAEVIRDTNNACYKYIEYLKQKVPLYYEWENVCTVEEDNICTRYIDDYTKYNPRNVLENLSVVGLSLASVFNDCYQNIITVFQESEKLPPRTELKQRNALGQIESTVVKVGRTLAEIGDDGMQSGDIFIGVNDFVYSLIYAVKRLNSYVFDHFTTMNILLLFISGRSMSCNDSKKKK, from the exons ATGAATAACGggttttataaattaaaa GATAATACTTATAACCATTTAccttcatataaattttatgaacaacTGAATAGCGATATCAATGAAGATGACAATGAAAGTGTGTACTGGGATTCCGTAGAACCATCTTTTGACAAAACCCTCTGGGCTCGTGATGTTTTTTTGAAACTAGAAAGAAACGTATTATCAGTAAACAGAAATCGTATAGAGGATGTTTTCAGTAAAAAACATTGTTATGATTTGAATTATTGGTTATATGAgcaagtatataaaaattttgatcaTAATGAGaaagatgaaaatttttataaaactatTGACATTTTCGAAGATGGATGGAAGAGAATTAATAATAGTGAATTTCCAAATGAAGATAATGTATGTCATCCGGATCACACTTTGGTTGATATGGAATATTTGAAAGATGTTAAGAATCTGTTTGATCTTATTGAAgattatgttattattaaagcTGAAGTTATTAGAGATACTAATAATGCATGttacaaatatattgaatatcTTAAACAAAAGGTTCCACTTTATTATGAGTGGGAAAATGTGTGCACAGTGGAAGaagataatatatgtacaaggTACATTGATGATTATACCAAGTATAATCCAAGAAATGTCTTAGAAAATTTGTCCGTCGTTGGACTTTCCCTTGCATCCGTATTCAATGATTGTTaccaaaatattataactgTGTTTCAGGAATCAGAAAAGTTACCTCCCCGTACAGaattaaaacaaagaaaTGCTTTAGGACAAATTGAAAGTACAGTGGTAAAAGTAGGAAGAACCTTGGCAGAAATTGGAGATGACGGAATGCAGTCAggagatatatttattggtGTAAATGATTTCGTTTATTCGTTAATTTACGCAGTAAAAAGACTTAATTCTTACGTTTTTGACCATTTCACAACAATGAATATTTTGTTGTTG TTTATTAGTGGACGATCCATGTCATGTAAtgatagtaaaaaaaaaaaataa